Part of the Sceloporus undulatus isolate JIND9_A2432 ecotype Alabama unplaced genomic scaffold, SceUnd_v1.1 scaffold_1652, whole genome shotgun sequence genome is shown below.
TTATTGTCAGAAATAGCAGCAAACCTTCCCAGACTCAGTCAATTAGATTTCTGAGGATTAATGGCAAGCCTTTATCAACAAGGTCCAAAACTAGTAAGGCAACTTTAGACAGAACTGAAAACTCAACACACGTATATCaaataaaagcagttgaaaatccCAACTCTACCCCCCagaaacacaggcctgttacagactgccaaataaagctgcttcaggtctctttggaggcatgctatttaaatgatgcatgggtcctaagagtccggaagtcgcaccaaagccacactccattcctaagcactgaagtgcagcttttggtgcagcttccagattcttaggatgcatgcatcatttaaatagcatacctccaaagagacccgaagcagctttattttggcagtctgtaacaggccacagttctCAAAACAGTATCTGAAATACTGTACACACAGTTCTCAAAACAATTATCTCTTCAGATATTATCCCTTTTCTTCCCAGAGATTTTGAACCTAGtggtgttaactgccctcagtagTTAGTCATAACTGACCCTCAAACACTTTAAAGcagtaaaagagaaaaataactgTACATTCCTTTCCCAAGCGATTAGCAAACCCAATTaatgcaagctctctctctgcagCTGGTTCAATTTAAACACATTTAGAAACACATTTCTAAAACATGCCAAACCACACAGTTTATCTTTTTATTAAATCCGTATAACACTATTAAAATCTCtcaggcagggtacagaccgccaaaaagaggtgGCTGGGAGCGTAGCTGCGcggcagcaaccaaattgcatggcgtGGTTGTGTgaaaaaaggagcgctgaaaagcggctcctttttgtgccacagaaaacaGCTGGCGGCAGCGCGAGCACATTGCGGCCACGTGGCTCCATCTGAATACCGTGCAGCAGTGACGTCATAGCTGTGAGTGCACTAGGAGTAGCAATCACCTCTGAATTCTTACTACAATACCGAttctaaaaccactacaccatacctTTACCTAAAACAACTACATATGTATAGCTTGTTTCCTCAGCCTTATTTCTGTTCTTGGAGCTATCCTCTCACTACCTGCAGAATGTGGGGTACTATAGTAATATCTCAGTAACATATTACTACAGCCCAATCACTCTGCATCTCCGCACTCTGACAATGAAACCCAGACAAGCATCCTCCATGCTTCCAAGGACCCACCTGATTTCAGAAGCCGGTCCAGGCGCTCTGGTTTGGGCACAATCCGGCGCCCCAGGCGGGGGCTCCGAGTGGATGGGGTGGAGGCTGGTGAGGTGGGCTCGGAGTTAGGGTCTGGACACACATAGCCCTGTTGCAGCAAGACCTCAGTGGCACAGATGTGGCACACATTATGCATGCAGGGCAACACCAGAGGCTGCTTGTACATCTCCTTGCACATGGGGCAAAGCAGCTCCCGCTCCATGTTCTTCATGCTGGTCTAGAAGGTCAGgaaagaaggcagagagaggatgTGTTTTTAGAAAAATAGTGGATTATTCATATGCAAATAGCAGTTCCATCTTCCAACTTTTACTATGCAACTCTCTTCCTCCCCATTCTTATTGAAAATTACACTTACCAGAATTCTTAACCATCATTTCCTCCTTTCTCACCTTCTTTCTCATCTGTTACCTGAGTCATATATATGATTCCAAGCTCCTattttaaacattaggaggaacttcctgacagtaagaactgtttgacagtggaacacactacctcaaagtgtggtggaatctccttctttagaggtttttaaacagaggctggatggccatctgtcaggaatgctttgactgtagttcctgtatggcagaatggggctggactgcatTTAAAAATGCACCTACTCACCACACACAAGTAAAAATTCCATGAAGGAGAGTAAACTTTTTGACATTAGGAGAAAGAAATCTCTTCAGGCATCTTCCACTAGCTGGCATAGCCAAAAGCCAATTTCTAATATCCTGAAAAGGAGCcactgctgagcaccctttgggttcggccagtcaaccaactacaaatccatgtaacagttgccttgtctagcccacattttacaagcttgtttgcaagcatgtcatggggaaccttgtcaaaggccttaataaaacaagatataatggcctgttacagacaggccaaaataaagctgcttcgagtcactttggaggtatggtatttcaatgatgcatgagtcccaagagtccaaaagccacaccaaagctgcactccagtccttcagtggaacacactccctcagagtgtagtggagtcttcttccttggaggtctttaaacagaggctggatggccatctgttggggatgctttgatttggatttcctacatggcagggagttggactggatggcccttgcggtctcttccaactctatgattctataagatctcttttttcctgtcttgattttcacacatcatacttccaaagcctctttatcTCTGCCTTGCCACAGGAGAAGTTATCTTGAGGAAAGGCACCCCAATCATTAAAACCatgggcaattaaaaaaaaaaaagtctagagGCCATCCTCTGAAGAATGCAAAttaacaaagcaacaacaaagagGAGGCCCCTAAGCATGTGCAAAATGCTGCCTCTTGCCTCTCAGTAAACACAAGCACCTAGTCTGAGATTTGgaagcaacacatttcaaaactGGAAGAGATGGCTTGAGATGGATGTGGGTCTtagcatttatttaaaatgtaaagctTCTGATTAAAgttttgggagaggtgggattaTTTagcacacgaaggagattgggagtttatcccatgaatatcccaatgcaattttttaattatgtgtaacaatttcacatgatATCATACaaaacctgtcattaaagtggtcacaaagaagcattaatgcgcatctttttacttttgggatttcagctacaatgcatttccaatgtcACTTTATTtacgcaattgcatgtgataatcattcgcacaattacttgccattttagctttatttgcaggatgctttaaatgcactttaatctctccttAATGCCGAAATTAGTTCCAGTGTgataaccgcccggattggtttgccagagggcggtatacaaataaatattattattattattattattattattattattattattattattatgtagtgcATGAGGAAAGGAATTAGAATAGCAGGAAATGTGTGGTAGTTAAATAAGTAAAGATTATAGCAACAATACCTGTAATTCTATACATGCTCATTCATGAGTAAATACAGCAAAACACAGCGGAACATACTTTGAGAGGTAAGggaagccgctctgagagcctttagggctgaagggcagggcatgaatacaataaataaataaatatgcattcaGAGCAACTTTTGACGAAGAAAAGAATAAGGATCTCCTCCTATGGTGCTTGGGGATGATCTGAGTTGCAGTCAAAcactggtttgcaaactggtatTCTAGGCTAACaatggctgtgtctctgaattctatatCCAAAATAGTTAGCCTGGGGGAAAGTTGGGCTTAAAGAAATTGGGACccggcttagaatcatagagttggaagagaccgcaagggtcattcagtccaaccccattctgccatgcaggaaatccaaatcaaagcatccctgacaga
Proteins encoded:
- the LOC121917916 gene encoding tripartite motif-containing protein 46-like translates to MARRRVWGRGTERAFRNCWGMLGVAIQPTEPEGTDFGERTVLDLLEISSHPPTTSMKNMERELLCPMCKEMYKQPLVLPCMHNVCHICATEVLLQQGYVCPDPNSEPTSPASTPSTRSPRLGRRIVPKPERLDRLLKS